The genomic segment aaccattgaacagtgtgcacaaatcgtagataaaggaggccgactgtcttaaaacaaatttaaaaaacaaaaaaccggggtgggcgtttgctaggtagtgaccccCCTGCACAACATTTGGccgaaagtagggggtgggcgtttgctagatactgggcgtttgttagggattttacggtactagTTATAGTTGTTAAATAAATCTGTAGTCCCTTTCACTTCATCACATTATTTAATTTGTATATTGTACATTATTATTGATAATACTAATAATAGTAATAGTACTAATACACTACCACTACCAGACCAGTCACTAAAAAACAAATCTCTGTTCATATATATTATGTAACTTTCTACAAGCTAAACAATCAAAAGCATGCGGTGTTGTAAATCATTCAAAAAACTTAAAATTTATCAACATAAAAAATTCAGATGCTACTTAGAGTTAGAGTTAGACTCACAGTTGTGGTCGCAGTTGGGAAGTAGCATCGGAGCCTGCAAGTAATCAAAGCAGATGGGGCATTTCATCAATTCCTCAAGAccctgcaaaaaaaaaattaaaacaattaaaacaatcactGATCTGCATAGTATTAAAACAGGTACACTGAAAGGTCAAGGTTTAACCATGTAGATCAAAGCTCGTCATCACTGTGATTGTGAATGTGTGCAGATTTGGTTTGGAAAATCGAAGTTGGAAGCACGAAACAGAGTATTTACTTTGAGGTAATTCAGTCCTGGTGGCAGGGATTCTATCTCCTGACGGGTCCCCTCCTGATTGTTGGAATCCTGAGCAGACATTATGGATTGCATACGTGGATATTTTTCAATCGGAATTCAGATCAAACTTTCCCCGCCATCGTCTGCAAGTTCCATGCGCTGGTTGCATAGAAGGAGAGAGTCAATTGGACGACATTCTTTGAAATGCAGTTTTTGATTGGGTAGTGTTTTGTGATGCCTAACCCGACGGAAGTCTGCCATGGTTTGTGGGTAATTTGCGTAAGTTGCCCTTCCTTTAGGTCACCACAGAACTGCAGCATGGAAGAATATGCACGTGACCCATGGTATGAAGGCGattttcatttgttttggtGAATTACAATGAATATAAACGTGCGGTTTACAAGCAGTAGACACGTGTGGTCCTTTTTATCATGTCTGATCGGCCCCGCGAAGATGGTTTCAGTGACGGTCTAGCGGAGAGAATCAGGGAGGACATGATGAAAGTCACGGCTCGTGTTGTGTCAGTTAAACTTTAAGACTGTTCGAGCTCCT from the Littorina saxatilis isolate snail1 unplaced genomic scaffold, US_GU_Lsax_2.0 scaffold_2647, whole genome shotgun sequence genome contains:
- the LOC138957184 gene encoding E3 ubiquitin-protein ligase RAD18-like, which encodes MQSIMSAQDSNNQEGTRQEIESLPPGLNYLKGLEELMKCPICFDYLQAPMLLPNCDHNYCSLCIRKYLTLKEQCPACGCKASSNLLRSNQIFAKVIKQFKTIA